One Paraburkholderia sp. HP33-1 genomic region harbors:
- a CDS encoding tannase/feruloyl esterase family alpha/beta hydrolase has product MTRREHRGRVTPTMRTKRKLVGRASIMSIVVIAWLAMHRTAAVAEGTPLAMRCAEFAGAVVSPEPIAMPTAGALIESAEMIGATAPGNQQGGEYCRVTGRIKALNPTTPDIRFDLNLPRHWNGRALQIGGGGYDGAVVSGIGVMPFSPDRAPLAQGYATFGDDSGHVGNASLAQFGLVDEAVTNFGYAHLKKTHDVALALIVRAYGRPPQRMYFAGGSTGGREGYTVMQRFPDDYDGVIANSPALNFSGVRLIGLKLGRAEYVTPGGFVPPALLEHVYQRTLEVCDRLDGVADGIVSDVEACRAHEAQIIDSLRCTVRPASDDACLTDAQLSTLLVMRNGLSLPYRLAWDVAGYRGYNVFQGTQLADALGLAHQPWRQPVPTFYANGYLFVQGDGYVRYFIARDANFDSLSFDPQRPGIYQAQLVALSATIGSMNPDLSRYIAHGGKLITLQGLADEVISPNQTIAYHDALIARFGKDEVDRFMRLYMVPGFQHGGGVFIPSVDLLGALDAWVTRGVAPETLTATDLAAATNGRSRPLCRYPGFPRYVGKGNVDLASSFVCAQPPGNQ; this is encoded by the coding sequence ATGACGCGGCGCGAGCACCGCGGGCGCGTCACGCCCACGATGCGCACGAAGCGCAAGCTCGTCGGGCGCGCGAGCATCATGAGCATCGTCGTGATCGCGTGGCTCGCGATGCATCGCACGGCCGCGGTAGCCGAAGGAACACCGCTCGCGATGCGCTGCGCGGAGTTCGCAGGCGCGGTGGTGTCGCCCGAACCGATCGCGATGCCGACGGCCGGCGCGCTGATCGAAAGCGCGGAGATGATCGGCGCGACCGCGCCGGGCAATCAGCAGGGCGGCGAGTATTGCCGCGTCACGGGCCGCATCAAGGCGCTGAATCCGACGACGCCCGACATCCGCTTCGACCTGAATCTACCGCGTCACTGGAATGGGCGCGCGTTGCAGATTGGTGGCGGCGGGTATGACGGGGCGGTCGTCAGCGGCATCGGTGTGATGCCGTTTTCGCCGGATCGCGCGCCGCTCGCGCAAGGCTATGCGACGTTCGGCGACGACTCGGGGCATGTCGGCAATGCGTCGCTCGCGCAGTTTGGTCTCGTCGATGAAGCGGTGACGAACTTCGGCTACGCGCATCTGAAGAAGACGCACGACGTCGCGCTCGCGTTGATCGTGCGCGCGTATGGCAGGCCGCCGCAGCGCATGTATTTTGCCGGTGGCTCGACGGGCGGCCGCGAAGGCTACACGGTGATGCAGCGCTTCCCCGACGACTACGACGGCGTGATCGCCAATTCGCCCGCGCTGAATTTTTCCGGCGTGCGCCTGATCGGCTTGAAGCTCGGCCGGGCCGAGTACGTCACACCGGGCGGCTTCGTGCCGCCGGCACTGCTCGAGCACGTCTATCAACGCACGCTCGAGGTATGCGACCGGCTCGACGGTGTGGCGGATGGCATCGTTAGCGACGTCGAGGCATGCCGCGCGCACGAAGCGCAAATTATCGATTCGCTGCGTTGCACGGTTCGTCCGGCATCGGACGACGCCTGTCTGACCGACGCGCAACTGAGCACCTTGCTGGTGATGCGCAACGGGCTATCGCTGCCGTATCGGCTCGCGTGGGACGTGGCCGGCTATCGCGGCTACAACGTGTTCCAGGGCACGCAGCTGGCGGACGCGCTCGGGCTTGCACATCAACCGTGGCGCCAGCCGGTGCCCACCTTCTATGCGAACGGCTATCTGTTCGTGCAAGGCGACGGCTATGTACGCTACTTCATCGCACGCGATGCGAACTTCGATTCGCTGTCGTTCGACCCGCAACGGCCCGGCATATATCAGGCGCAACTAGTCGCGCTGTCGGCCACGATCGGCTCGATGAATCCGGACCTGTCGCGCTATATCGCACACGGCGGCAAGCTGATCACGCTGCAGGGCCTCGCCGACGAAGTGATCAGCCCGAATCAGACGATCGCGTATCACGACGCGCTGATTGCGCGCTTCGGCAAGGACGAGGTCGATCGTTTCATGCGGCTCTACATGGTGCCGGGTTTTCAGCATGGCGGCGGCGTGTTCATTCCATCGGTCGATCTGCTCGGCGCGCTCGACGCGTGGGTCACGCGCGGCGTCGCGCCTGAAACGCTGACGGCCACCGATCTCGCCGCGGCGACCAATGGGCGCTCGCGGCCGCTGTGCCGCTATCCGGGGTTCCCGCGCTATGTCGGCAAAGGCAATGTCGATCTGGCGAGTAGCTTTGTGTGTGCACAGCCGCCCGGCAACCAGTGA
- a CDS encoding OpgC domain-containing protein, producing MENPGRVRGRSVEVDFFRGVVLIVIVLDHIPGSTLSHLMLHAYALCDSAEVFVFLGGYASAAAYTAVLAHRGEQAAKLRFLKRCWEIYRAYLVTAMLTLVSGAILALLDLNRPMVELTGWPLFALQPWRAAFDIALLRRQPYLSSVLPMYVIFALCVPVMVPLARRSTSLALAVSLAVWAAARPLAALFSIDDVAGWAFNPFAWQLMFVLGMLCRVQPISERFHASHAAQWFTRVAVVAVLGFAIIKLFVLTQPVSGTHKQNLSVERVINFIVIAWLAAQFVRMGSIAWLARRLPAVVTVGRSGLVCFITGTLVSLIVDTATPHTFHGFRGVLVGLGGDLAAIGALLMIARGWNGWKGQQPGAQANGARYG from the coding sequence ATGGAAAACCCAGGCCGTGTTCGTGGACGATCGGTCGAAGTCGATTTCTTTCGTGGTGTCGTGCTGATCGTCATCGTGCTCGATCACATTCCCGGCAGCACGCTATCGCATCTGATGCTGCACGCTTATGCACTGTGCGACTCGGCCGAGGTGTTTGTGTTTCTCGGCGGCTATGCATCGGCGGCGGCTTATACGGCGGTGCTTGCGCATCGCGGCGAACAGGCGGCGAAGCTGCGCTTTCTCAAACGCTGTTGGGAGATCTATCGCGCGTATCTGGTGACCGCGATGTTGACGCTTGTATCCGGCGCGATTCTCGCGTTGCTGGATCTGAATCGGCCGATGGTCGAGCTGACCGGCTGGCCGCTGTTCGCATTGCAGCCGTGGCGCGCAGCATTCGATATCGCGCTATTGCGCCGGCAACCTTATCTATCGAGCGTACTGCCGATGTACGTGATCTTTGCGCTATGCGTGCCCGTCATGGTGCCGCTCGCGCGCCGCTCGACATCGCTCGCGCTGGCCGTGAGCCTCGCGGTGTGGGCCGCCGCGCGGCCGCTTGCCGCGTTATTCAGCATTGACGATGTCGCAGGCTGGGCATTTAATCCGTTTGCGTGGCAGTTGATGTTCGTGCTCGGCATGCTGTGCCGGGTGCAGCCGATCAGCGAACGCTTTCATGCGAGTCACGCCGCGCAGTGGTTCACGCGCGTCGCGGTGGTCGCGGTGCTTGGCTTCGCGATCATCAAACTTTTCGTGCTGACGCAACCTGTGTCCGGCACGCACAAGCAGAATCTTTCCGTGGAACGTGTGATCAATTTCATCGTCATCGCGTGGCTCGCAGCCCAGTTCGTGCGGATGGGCAGCATCGCATGGCTCGCGAGGCGGCTGCCCGCCGTCGTGACGGTCGGACGCAGCGGGCTCGTGTGCTTCATTACCGGCACGCTGGTGTCGTTGATCGTCGATACGGCGACGCCGCACACGTTTCACGGTTTTCGCGGTGTGCTGGTCGGACTCGGCGGCGATCTCGCCGCGATCGGCGCGCTGCTGATGATCGCGCGCGGCTGGAACGGCTGGAAGGGACAGCAGCCGGGCGCGCAAGCGAATGGCGCGCGCTACGGATGA
- a CDS encoding acyltransferase family protein: protein MKNRIAGFDGLRAIAVLMVFLQHRLFGDVGEIGHLGVWIFFALSGFLIIGILSSQRARIESGDSRFGAELRRFLFRRTVRIFPIYYLMLVVMCALMAFGFANPELASGMPFHFAYLSNVWIGSVLRYWPGRYSHLWSLAIEEQFYLVVAPLLLLLATRRHRAACWAIVALGLAALFAMHAAHWDEITIYTHPLSNFWLLALGGVGGLAIANDRSRVSAWLGHGLTLFALSLVVIGLCAAEPVWNTLDNPLLLTAISAVYGAGIAALVASIACCRNAVVMALLQTRWLAGLGRISYGFYLYHNLIPDLTRNRHAEALFGGTVPMWANALGIVASFAISLGIALLSWRFIEAPILRVKTRDESVLEAAGNVTSDVA, encoded by the coding sequence ATGAAAAACAGAATTGCCGGCTTCGATGGATTGCGCGCGATCGCCGTGCTGATGGTGTTTCTGCAGCATCGACTCTTCGGCGACGTCGGCGAGATCGGGCATCTCGGCGTGTGGATCTTCTTTGCGTTGAGCGGCTTTCTGATCATCGGCATCCTGTCGTCGCAGCGCGCGCGCATCGAATCGGGCGACAGTCGCTTCGGCGCCGAACTCCGGCGCTTCCTGTTTCGCCGGACAGTGCGCATCTTTCCGATCTATTACCTGATGCTCGTCGTGATGTGCGCGCTGATGGCGTTCGGCTTCGCGAATCCGGAACTCGCGAGCGGCATGCCGTTTCATTTCGCGTATCTGTCGAACGTCTGGATCGGCTCGGTGCTGCGTTACTGGCCGGGCCGCTACTCGCACTTGTGGAGCCTCGCGATCGAGGAGCAGTTCTATCTCGTGGTCGCGCCGCTTTTGCTGCTGCTCGCCACCCGGCGACATCGCGCGGCATGTTGGGCGATCGTGGCGCTCGGCCTTGCTGCGTTGTTCGCGATGCACGCCGCGCATTGGGATGAGATCACGATCTACACGCACCCGTTGAGCAATTTCTGGCTGCTGGCGTTAGGCGGCGTCGGCGGTCTGGCGATCGCCAACGATCGCAGCCGCGTGAGTGCATGGCTCGGTCATGGCCTGACGCTGTTCGCGCTCAGTCTCGTCGTGATCGGTTTGTGCGCGGCCGAACCAGTGTGGAACACGCTCGACAATCCGTTGCTGTTGACCGCGATCAGCGCCGTGTATGGGGCCGGCATTGCGGCGCTGGTCGCTTCGATTGCGTGTTGCCGCAACGCTGTCGTGATGGCTCTGCTGCAGACCCGTTGGCTCGCCGGTCTTGGGCGGATCAGCTACGGCTTCTATCTGTATCACAACCTGATCCCGGATCTCACGCGTAACCGGCACGCCGAAGCGCTATTTGGAGGCACCGTACCGATGTGGGCGAACGCGCTTGGTATCGTCGCGTCATTTGCGATTTCGCTTGGCATCGCATTGCTGTCGTGGCGGTTTATCGAAGCGCCGATTTTGCGGGTGAAGACGCGGGACGAATCGGTATTGGAAGCAGCCGGAAATGTGACTTCCGACGTCGCCTGA
- a CDS encoding TSUP family transporter, which yields MSHFAFANGILVSSVQALDLYALVGIAAALLLGGMVKGVVSIGVPLVAMPILSQFLPIKAAVLLLSMPIILGNIPQALEGGEMLPTMKRIAAPLVGTVLGNIVGVSVLISLAPHRAQAAAGALLMFAALLLLAAPRLTLSPSWAKPAGLVLGFGAALMESIASVPGPLLAMYLIATGATGKAFTKQIAIILVVSIITLVAAFSGGAHASWTDLAISVCASVPVIAGILLVRPLRDRLPPAVFRVVVLLFVLAAAAQMIWKSGVVQTLFGAPSL from the coding sequence ATGTCTCATTTCGCTTTCGCCAACGGCATCCTCGTCTCCAGCGTGCAGGCGCTCGATCTCTACGCACTCGTCGGCATCGCGGCCGCGCTGCTGCTCGGCGGCATGGTCAAGGGCGTGGTCAGCATCGGCGTGCCGCTCGTCGCAATGCCGATCCTTAGCCAATTTCTGCCGATCAAGGCGGCCGTGCTGCTGCTGTCGATGCCGATCATCCTCGGCAATATTCCGCAGGCGCTCGAAGGCGGCGAGATGCTGCCGACGATGAAGCGCATCGCGGCGCCGCTCGTCGGCACCGTACTCGGCAATATCGTCGGCGTGTCGGTGCTGATCTCGCTGGCACCGCATCGCGCGCAGGCGGCGGCCGGCGCGCTGCTGATGTTCGCGGCCTTGCTGCTGCTCGCCGCACCACGGCTCACGCTGTCGCCGAGCTGGGCCAAGCCCGCGGGTCTCGTGCTCGGCTTCGGCGCCGCGCTGATGGAAAGCATTGCGTCGGTGCCCGGGCCGTTGCTCGCGATGTATCTGATCGCAACCGGCGCAACGGGCAAGGCGTTCACCAAGCAGATCGCGATCATTCTGGTGGTGTCGATCATCACGCTGGTCGCCGCGTTCAGTGGCGGGGCGCATGCGAGCTGGACGGATCTGGCGATCTCAGTGTGCGCAAGCGTGCCGGTGATCGCGGGCATCCTGCTCGTGCGGCCGCTGCGCGACCGTCTGCCGCCCGCGGTGTTTCGTGTCGTGGTGCTGTTATTCGTGCTGGCCGCCGCCGCGCAGATGATCTGGAAATCCGGAGTGGTGCAGACGCTGTTCGGCGCGCCTTCGCTCTGA
- a CDS encoding AraC family transcriptional regulator produces the protein MSQPPLPSHLAARAAADSCTVVSTSRFGTQGLAPGEQFLAWRQRVGHVIDAPPSNEQIANGFRGEIDLYATGGMVLTDCRTEAMLLERSVARISTDQRRDYVFQVFVEGEVGHITGMRKKRSEPGSVAGIVAFDLNQPFRVERPDCRLLSLFVPASLVDEQLRDGVGIHGRIVRNEAPLAGLALRHLAALAREMTALDAAAAIDALQTGRQLMVAAFRKEARLTGADRAALQSALMAQVRRYIDANLHHGDLTPEHVVQALHLKRATIYRWFEHEGGLGAYIRHRRLREAADELVRFPQLQVAEIAYGLGFGSASDFTRAFRRAFDMSPQDLRARALELRQADIA, from the coding sequence ATGAGCCAGCCTCCGTTACCGTCCCATCTCGCCGCCCGCGCCGCGGCCGATTCGTGCACGGTCGTGTCGACGAGCCGTTTCGGCACGCAAGGGCTCGCACCCGGCGAACAGTTTCTTGCGTGGCGCCAGCGGGTCGGTCACGTAATCGACGCGCCGCCGTCGAACGAGCAGATCGCCAACGGCTTTCGCGGCGAAATCGACCTGTACGCGACCGGTGGCATGGTGTTGACCGACTGTCGCACCGAAGCGATGCTGCTGGAGCGCTCGGTCGCGCGCATCTCCACGGACCAGCGGCGCGATTACGTGTTCCAGGTGTTCGTCGAGGGCGAGGTCGGGCACATCACGGGCATGCGCAAGAAACGCAGCGAGCCGGGCTCGGTAGCGGGCATCGTCGCGTTTGATCTGAACCAGCCGTTTCGCGTCGAGCGGCCCGATTGCCGGCTGCTGAGCCTGTTCGTGCCGGCGTCGCTGGTCGACGAGCAGTTGCGCGACGGCGTCGGAATCCACGGCCGCATCGTGCGTAACGAAGCGCCGCTCGCCGGCCTCGCGCTGCGCCATCTCGCGGCGCTCGCGCGTGAGATGACGGCGCTCGATGCCGCCGCCGCGATCGACGCGCTGCAGACCGGCAGGCAACTGATGGTCGCCGCATTCCGCAAGGAAGCACGACTGACCGGCGCCGACCGCGCGGCCTTGCAGTCGGCGTTGATGGCGCAGGTGCGCCGCTACATCGACGCGAACCTGCATCACGGCGACCTGACGCCGGAGCACGTCGTGCAGGCGCTGCATCTGAAACGCGCGACGATCTACCGCTGGTTCGAGCACGAGGGCGGGCTCGGCGCCTATATCCGCCATCGCCGGCTGCGCGAAGCGGCGGACGAACTGGTGCGCTTCCCGCAGCTTCAGGTCGCGGAAATCGCGTATGGATTGGGATTTGGCAGCGCGTCGGATTTCACGCGCGCATTTCGGCGCGCGTTCGACATGAGCCCGCAGGACCTGCGGGCTCGCGCGCTGGAGTTGCGCCAGGCGGACATCGCCTAG
- a CDS encoding shikimate dehydrogenase family protein, whose protein sequence is MQQADTPSVLASLDAGLSGATRVYFIVGDPIAQVRSPSGVTAALRAAGRDALVVPAHVAPADLPAFFAGIAAMRNVDGVIITVPHKFSAASYCATLAEAAAFLGAVNTLRRNADGSWHGGMFDGTGFVAALVAAGCELQGKRALLVGAGGAGSAIGHALIQRGVGSLDVRDNDAERTGSLSARLNALGRGEARGVGAELDLSRYDVVVNASLLGMRAGDPLPIDVARLPATTFVGDVVTKPPLTPLIEAARAHGCPTVTGTQMFERVCDRMVEFFLETVTSV, encoded by the coding sequence ATGCAGCAGGCAGATACCCCTTCGGTTCTGGCGTCGCTCGACGCGGGTCTGAGCGGTGCGACGCGCGTGTATTTCATCGTCGGCGATCCGATTGCGCAGGTGCGCTCGCCGTCGGGTGTGACCGCTGCGCTGCGCGCGGCCGGCCGCGATGCGCTAGTGGTGCCCGCGCACGTCGCGCCCGCCGATCTGCCTGCGTTCTTCGCGGGCATCGCGGCGATGCGCAACGTCGATGGCGTGATCATCACGGTGCCGCACAAATTCAGCGCCGCGAGCTATTGCGCGACGCTTGCCGAAGCAGCGGCGTTCCTCGGCGCGGTCAACACGCTGCGCCGCAACGCTGACGGCAGCTGGCATGGCGGCATGTTCGACGGCACCGGCTTCGTCGCGGCCCTCGTCGCCGCGGGCTGCGAGTTACAGGGCAAGCGCGCGCTGCTGGTCGGCGCGGGGGGCGCGGGCTCGGCGATCGGCCATGCACTGATTCAGCGCGGCGTCGGCTCGCTCGACGTGCGCGACAACGACGCCGAACGCACCGGCTCGCTGAGCGCGCGGCTCAATGCGCTTGGGCGCGGCGAGGCGCGCGGAGTGGGGGCCGAACTGGATTTGAGCAGGTACGACGTGGTCGTCAACGCGTCGCTGCTCGGAATGCGCGCGGGCGATCCGCTGCCGATCGACGTCGCGCGCTTGCCGGCCACGACTTTTGTCGGCGACGTCGTAACGAAGCCGCCGCTCACGCCGCTGATCGAAGCGGCACGCGCGCACGGCTGCCCGACCGTGACGGGCACGCAAATGTTCGAACGCGTGTGTGACCGGATGGTGGAGTTTTTTCTGGAGACGGTGACGTCGGTGTAA
- a CDS encoding ABC transporter ATP-binding protein has translation MLRFDNLSKRYSDRVLFEGLHFDATSGCVALNDESGSGKSTLLAILAGALEADTGDVWVGGHSLRAAAHAAHALLTYVPEDSMSWPDQTGRDYLREVASARHSALTDDVLAIAERFGLTPHLDKRFEQMSYGSRKKVFLTAAALGETRVLIADEPAGGLDASARAVLAELFRTLGATRTVFFTSYDEGFTQACEATRVCFADLARGT, from the coding sequence ATGCTTCGATTCGACAACCTCAGCAAGCGCTATAGCGACCGCGTCCTGTTCGAAGGACTGCACTTCGACGCGACGTCCGGCTGCGTCGCGTTAAACGATGAATCCGGCAGTGGCAAATCGACGTTGCTCGCCATCCTCGCCGGCGCACTCGAAGCCGATACCGGCGACGTATGGGTCGGCGGCCATTCGCTGCGCGCCGCTGCGCACGCCGCGCACGCACTGCTCACGTACGTGCCGGAAGACAGCATGAGCTGGCCCGATCAGACCGGGCGCGACTATCTGCGCGAGGTCGCGTCGGCGCGACACAGCGCGCTCACCGACGACGTGCTCGCAATTGCCGAACGCTTCGGCCTCACCCCACATCTGGACAAACGTTTCGAGCAGATGTCATATGGCAGCCGCAAAAAGGTGTTTCTAACGGCGGCCGCGCTCGGCGAGACCCGCGTGCTGATCGCCGACGAACCGGCGGGCGGACTGGACGCGTCCGCGCGCGCCGTGCTCGCCGAGCTGTTCAGAACGCTCGGCGCCACGCGCACGGTATTTTTCACGAGCTACGACGAAGGATTCACGCAGGCCTGCGAGGCGACGCGTGTCTGTTTCGCGGACCTCGCGCGGGGCACCTGA
- a CDS encoding zinc-dependent alcohol dehydrogenase family protein yields MKAVRIGSPATVDSLQVVDLADPGQPTAGQIRVRIRASSLNYHDYGVVSGNLPAEAGRIPMSDGGGVVEAVGAGVSEFKAGDHVMSCFFPLWENGSPEIGDFSTTPGDGVDGYAREVVVLPSQYFTHAPAGYSHAEAATLTTAGLTAWRALVVDGQLKAGSTVLVLGTGGVSIFGLQMAKAMGASVIATSSSDAKLAKLRELGADHTINYRDNPEWGKEVRHLTNGRGVDHVIEVGGPGTLPQSITACRIGGHIALIGVLTGRAGPVPTAHLMVRQQRLQGLIVGSRQDQIDMVRAMETTGIKPVIDSTFELGKLADAFRHEASGAHFGKICVAI; encoded by the coding sequence ATGAAAGCCGTCAGAATCGGTTCGCCCGCCACCGTCGATAGTTTGCAGGTCGTCGATCTCGCCGATCCCGGCCAGCCGACTGCCGGGCAGATTCGAGTGCGCATTCGCGCGAGTTCGCTGAACTACCACGACTACGGCGTCGTCTCCGGCAATCTGCCTGCCGAAGCGGGCCGCATCCCGATGTCCGATGGCGGGGGCGTCGTCGAAGCGGTCGGCGCGGGCGTGAGCGAATTCAAGGCCGGCGATCACGTCATGTCGTGCTTCTTCCCGTTGTGGGAAAACGGCTCGCCCGAGATCGGCGATTTTTCGACCACCCCCGGCGACGGCGTCGACGGTTACGCACGCGAAGTCGTGGTGCTGCCGAGCCAATACTTCACGCATGCGCCAGCGGGCTATAGCCACGCGGAAGCCGCCACGCTGACCACGGCCGGGCTGACTGCGTGGCGCGCGCTCGTCGTCGACGGTCAGCTGAAGGCGGGCAGCACGGTGCTCGTGCTCGGTACCGGCGGGGTGTCGATCTTCGGTTTGCAGATGGCGAAGGCGATGGGGGCGTCGGTGATCGCGACGTCGTCGTCGGATGCGAAGCTCGCGAAGCTGCGCGAACTCGGCGCCGACCATACGATCAACTATCGCGACAATCCCGAGTGGGGCAAAGAGGTGCGTCACCTGACGAATGGACGCGGCGTGGACCACGTGATCGAGGTCGGTGGTCCCGGCACGTTGCCGCAATCCATCACCGCGTGTCGCATCGGCGGGCATATCGCGCTGATCGGCGTTTTGACCGGTCGCGCCGGACCGGTCCCGACCGCGCATCTGATGGTGCGGCAGCAGCGCCTGCAAGGGCTGATCGTCGGCAGCCGTCAGGATCAGATCGACATGGTGCGCGCGATGGAGACGACCGGCATCAAGCCCGTGATCGACAGCACGTTCGAGCTCGGCAAGCTAGCCGATGCGTTCCGGCACGAGGCATCAGGTGCGCACTTCGGCAAGATCTGCGTGGCGATCTGA
- a CDS encoding antibiotic biosynthesis monooxygenase family protein produces the protein MYIAMNRFKVAPGSEAAFEHLWTTRDTHLKEVPGFVEFHLLKGPSKDDHVLYSSHTIWRDYASFEAWTKSDAFRAAHRSAGNENRVLYLGHPEFEGFEVIQTVR, from the coding sequence ATGTACATCGCGATGAACCGCTTCAAAGTGGCACCCGGCTCCGAGGCCGCCTTCGAACATCTGTGGACCACGCGCGACACCCATCTGAAAGAGGTGCCGGGCTTCGTCGAATTCCATTTGCTGAAGGGACCGAGCAAGGACGATCACGTGCTCTATTCGAGCCATACCATCTGGCGCGACTACGCATCGTTCGAAGCATGGACGAAGTCCGACGCCTTTCGCGCCGCGCATCGCAGCGCCGGCAACGAAAACCGCGTGCTGTATCTCGGCCACCCGGAATTCGAAGGCTTCGAAGTGATCCAGACCGTTAGATAA
- the copM gene encoding CopM family metallochaperone gives MKSLRALRALCVFGGFALAAAALPAQAQHQNMPHMGMSGPADASASTQAFKAADERMMHDMSAPEYTGDADRDFVAHMIPHHQGAIEMAQAELKYGKDPEIKQLARNIIKAQHDEIAFMQRWLEKHGGK, from the coding sequence ATGAAAAGCCTTCGCGCGTTGCGCGCTCTCTGTGTGTTTGGTGGTTTTGCCTTGGCGGCGGCGGCTCTGCCCGCTCAGGCGCAACATCAGAACATGCCCCACATGGGCATGTCGGGCCCGGCGGACGCGAGCGCCTCGACGCAAGCCTTCAAGGCCGCCGACGAGCGCATGATGCATGACATGAGCGCCCCCGAATACACCGGCGACGCCGACCGGGATTTCGTCGCGCACATGATCCCGCATCATCAGGGTGCGATCGAGATGGCGCAGGCGGAGTTGAAATACGGCAAAGACCCGGAGATCAAGCAGCTCGCGCGCAATATCATCAAGGCGCAGCATGATGAGATCGCGTTCATGCAGCGCTGGCTGGAAAAGCACGGCGGCAAATGA
- a CDS encoding MFS transporter, which translates to MRNRLDADATNPGDAARELAHAKRAALVIAIAQLLGTSLWFSANGAMRDLQLAWQLSASDIGWLTNAVQAGFIVGTLLSATTGLADRVSASKVFAVCGVLGAALNALFALCSSGLPSALVFRFGVGVALAGIYPLGMKLLVTWDPRRAAQTLALLVAMLTLGTASVHAIRALLSGVPWQIVVLTSSGLAVIGALLVFVLGEGPHARHSGNRRFGLSAGVGQVVRISEFRAAALGYFGHMWELYAFWTLTPLLVQRAFASGAPAAPGSVALWSFLIIAIGALGCLFGGRLSKSVGSARTAALALTISGTLCAIYPLTTALGTTAQLALLLVWGISVVADSPQFSALSVKACPADKIGGALTLQNSFGFFLSACSILWSTSIFQTLDVRVAWLLLPGPIIGLIAMTPLLRKQPRW; encoded by the coding sequence ATGCGCAACAGGCTGGACGCCGACGCAACGAATCCCGGTGACGCGGCGCGCGAGCTCGCGCACGCGAAACGCGCGGCGCTCGTGATCGCGATTGCGCAATTGCTCGGCACCTCGCTGTGGTTCAGCGCGAACGGCGCGATGCGCGATCTGCAGCTCGCGTGGCAACTGAGCGCGTCGGATATCGGCTGGCTGACGAATGCGGTGCAGGCCGGCTTTATCGTCGGGACCTTGCTGTCGGCGACCACCGGACTCGCGGATCGCGTGTCGGCGAGCAAGGTGTTCGCTGTTTGCGGCGTGCTCGGCGCGGCCTTGAATGCGCTGTTCGCGCTGTGCAGCAGCGGCCTCCCGTCCGCGCTCGTGTTTCGCTTTGGCGTGGGCGTTGCGCTCGCGGGCATCTATCCGCTCGGGATGAAGCTGCTCGTCACATGGGATCCGCGCCGCGCCGCGCAGACGCTTGCGTTGCTCGTCGCGATGCTGACGCTCGGCACGGCGTCGGTGCATGCGATTCGCGCGTTGCTGTCGGGCGTGCCGTGGCAAATCGTGGTGCTCACTTCATCGGGGCTGGCGGTGATCGGCGCGCTGCTGGTGTTCGTACTTGGCGAGGGACCGCACGCGCGGCACTCGGGCAACCGTCGCTTCGGTTTGTCGGCGGGCGTTGGGCAGGTGGTGCGCATCAGCGAGTTTCGCGCGGCCGCGCTCGGCTATTTCGGCCACATGTGGGAGTTGTACGCGTTCTGGACACTGACCCCGCTCCTCGTGCAGCGCGCGTTCGCGAGCGGCGCGCCGGCAGCGCCGGGCAGCGTCGCGTTGTGGTCATTCCTGATCATCGCGATCGGTGCGCTCGGCTGCCTGTTCGGCGGCAGGCTCAGCAAATCGGTCGGCAGCGCGCGTACCGCCGCGCTTGCGCTGACGATATCGGGCACCCTGTGCGCCATTTATCCGCTTACCACCGCGCTCGGCACCACCGCGCAGCTTGCGCTGCTGCTCGTGTGGGGCATCAGCGTGGTCGCCGATTCGCCGCAGTTTTCGGCGCTGTCCGTCAAGGCCTGTCCGGCCGACAAGATCGGCGGCGCGTTGACGCTGCAGAACAGCTTCGGCTTTTTCCTGTCCGCATGCTCGATCCTGTGGTCGACGAGCATCTTTCAAACGCTCGACGTGCGCGTCGCGTGGCTTCTGCTGCCGGGGCCGATCATCGGTCTGATCGCGATGACGCCGTTGTTGCGCAAGCAGCCGCGCTGGTGA